From the Candidatus Liberibacter asiaticus genome, the window GTGCAGAAAAAGTCATGGTCATCCGTTGTTCATTACTAGTGTAATCTTTAATGGCAATGACAGATCTGGGTGTATGCGTGTCAAGAGCTATAGAAAGAGTATCTCCTTTAGGGAAAAAAGAGGCTGTGTGTCCATCTATTCCCATTCCTAAAACCACAACATCAAATGGAAAATGGATCAATTGACAAATTTTTTCATTTGCTATTCGAATTGCTTCTTCTATTGTTTTTTGTGGATAGTAAAGAGGGATAAAAGATGCTTTTTGAGCTTTATTTTGGAGAAAAAACTTTGAAATAAAAGATTGATTTGAACGCAAGTTTTCAAGTGGCACGAAACGTTCATCGACTAAGGTAACTACTACTTTATGCCAATCAACATTTATAATGGATAGTTCTTCCAAAAAAAATCGAGGTGTTAATCCCCCAGATAATGCAATGCTCGCGGTTCCTTTGTTTGTTATACCAATCGAAAGTTGTTCTGCTACCTTTTTTGCTAATTTCTGTGCTAATCGTTTTTTGTTCTCTGCAACATATAATTTATATTGTAGCATTGATAATCCTTAAGTATTGTTATGCCACCTGCGTCCATCTTTTTGTAGTAATACATCGGACTGATCTGGTCCCCACGTACCTGCAGCATAATAATCAACTTTTTGATTTATAATTTGCCAACTTTTGAGTATAGAATCACTCCATTTCCAAGTTTCTTCAACTTCATCATATCCCATAAAAAGTGTTTGGTTAGCATGAATGATATCCATAAGTAAGCGTTCATATCCATCTGGGGTACGCTTTATTCTTTTAGAACAACAACATATTCTTAAAGCAGTTGTTTTTAGTTTCATGTTACTTGTACTATGGTCTTTAGTGGTAATAAATTGTTCTATTTCCCCATTATTTTGTAAACGTAAAATCAATTTATTGGTTTCTATTTTGGACATCTGATGATCAAAGATAGTACAAGGTGCGGGTTTAAGAGCAATAACAATTTCTGAGATATGTTTGGCGAGATATTTCCCAGTACGGAGGTAAAAGGGGATTCCAGACCATCGTGGGTTGTCAATATTTGCTTTTATTGCGACGAAAGTTTCAGTATCAGAAATACCTAGCGGAATTTCTTCAAGATAACCTTTTACAGGAATACCATTAATAATCCCAGATTGATATTGTCCTCGTACTGTTAATTTTTGTACGTTTTCAGGGGTAATCATTTGAAGTGCTT encodes:
- the pgl gene encoding 6-phosphogluconolactonase — protein: MLQYKLYVAENKKRLAQKLAKKVAEQLSIGITNKGTASIALSGGLTPRFFLEELSIINVDWHKVVVTLVDERFVPLENLRSNQSFISKFFLQNKAQKASFIPLYYPQKTIEEAIRIANEKICQLIHFPFDVVVLGMGIDGHTASFFPKGDTLSIALDTHTPRSVIAIKDYTSNEQRMTMTFSALHDAQFLALHIEGTQKKHVLEKAISGDDALEMPIRAILWNAQSPLEVHWTS